One Candidatus Baltobacteraceae bacterium genomic window, TTGACGACCTCGACCGCGATCGCATCCACGGCGAATCGCGGTTGACGCGCGAAGAGCAGGTCGCCGCCGTCGGCCACGATCGCGGCCGATGCCGGGGGCGTAACGACGAGCCCGTGTTCGCCCGTCGCGCCGCTGGGATGAACGACGTCGTACACTTCAAATGAGAGCCACGGATTGCGATAGACCTCGCGACGGCCGCTGCGCTCGTAGTCCTTCATGGGGACACACTTGAGGGGGACGAGGCGGCGCTTCCTGCGAACCGGGCTCGAATGTCCTTGGCCTCCAAACTCTTCGCAACCACCAACATCGAGAAACTCCGCGCGATTGCCGACCAGCGGATTCTCCGCCGGGCGCTCACCGCCAAGGACCTCGTCGCCATCGGCCTCGGGACCATGATCGGCGGCGGTATCTTCACCACCATCGGGCCGGGGATCAAACTCGCCGGACCCGCCATCATCATCTCGTATCTGCTCGCGGGCATCGCGTCGTTTTTTGCGGCACTCTGTTATGCGGAACTGGGTGCGATGGTGCCGATCGCGGGATCGGCGTACACCTACGCCTATGCGACGCTCGGACAGCTCGTTGCCTGGATCATCGGGTTCAGTCTGCTCTTCGAGTACGGCGTCAGCGCCGCGCCGGTCGCCCAACAATTCTCGGGCGCGATCCAGAGCGCGCTCCAAGGCTTCGGCGTGGCGCTTCCAACCTGGGCGCAGACCTCGCATCTGGTGGTTCACGGACCGTGGTGGAATCCGATGGGCTGGGATCTTCTCCACTCGCAGTACGATATCGTCGGCGCCGTCTTCGTGATCTTACTCTCGCTGCTGCTCTCGATCGGCATCCGCGAAACGGCGACCACGAACAACGTCTTCGTCGTGTTGAAGATCGGCGCGCTCATCGTCTTCGTCGCCTTTGGGATCACGATCTTTCACCCGCAAAACCTGCACCCGTTCATCACGCAAGGGTGGGGCAAACTCACCCCATTTTCGGGCGGCAACGGAGTCGGCATCATTCCCGGCGCCGCACTCGTCTTTTTTAGCTACATCGGATTCGATACGGCCACGACGACGGCCGAGGAATGCAAGAATCCCAAACGCGACGTGCCGATGGGCGTGATCGGTGCGCTGCTCATCGGCACGGTCATCTACTGCGCCGTCGCCATCGTGCTCGTAGGCGACGTGCCGTGGAAGCAGGTCGATCAGAACGCCGCGCTCCAAGCGGCGATCGCCCCGCTGCACAACTGGTTTGCAAATTGGGCGATCACGCTGGGCGTCATCGCCGGCACCACGAGCGTCGCGCTCTCCTCGCTGCTCGGTCAGACGCGCATTTTTTACGTGATGGCGCGCGACCGCATGCTGCCGCCGTTCGTGGCGAAGATCCATCCGCGTTTCAAGACGCCGATGCTCATGACGATGATTACGGGGGTAGGCGTGGCACTACTAACGCTGATCGTTCCGCTTACGGTGCTGCTCGATCTGGTCAACATCGGCACGCTCATGGCCTTTATGGTCGTCTGCGCGGGGGTGATCTATCTGCGCCGCACGCGGCCGGACTTGCCGCGCTCGTTTCGGTCGCCGTTCGTTCCGTGGTTTCCGCTCTTGGGAATTCTCTTCTCCGGCTTTTTAGCGGTCTTCGGCTTGACGTCGCTCACCTGGATCCGCTTCATCATCTCACTGGCGATCGGTTTGATCATCTACTTCGCCTATGGGTTCCGAAAGTCGAATCCCGAGGAGATCGAACCGGTGATCGAACCGGAGGGCCTCGAGTTTACGTGATCGCGCTCTGGCGAAGCTAGGGCGCGCCCGGCTGCGCGCCGGCTTCGATGACGCCGGGCGTTTGAACGTCGATGCGCGCCGTTCGCTTGTCGTAGCGCACGCGAACGCCGAACGCGCGAGCCAGCGACTTGATGTTGACCATCACGCGGCCGCGAACGCGAAAGGGCGTATGCTTGAGGGTCATCGGCATGCCGTTGAGCGTCGCGTGCGTGTCGCCGACACGTAATTTGAGCGTTTGGTCGCCCCGCACGACGTCGATTTGGCCGGTCTTTTCGTCGTAGTGCGTTACGGCGCCAAGGGCATCGCCAAGCGGCCGAAGCGCAACGTACACGCGGTCCGAGACCGTCGAAACGGGAGGAACGTCGCTGAGCAAGCGCTGACCGTCGACGCGCACCTCGACGGGGCGCGAGAACGCGAGCGTCATCGAGACCGCGAGCGCGATCACCGCGGTGATCGCCATCGTCATCCCGCGTTCCATTAGCTTGGAGCTAACTCGTGTGCGTAGCTGGGATACTTTTCACGAATCACCTTTTCGATCTCTAACCGCAGGGCGCCCAGGAGTTCGGTCTCCGGGAACGTGCCGACCAACTCGCCGGCCCGATAGATCGCGCCCTTGCCCTTCCCTCCGGCAACGCCGACATCGGCCATCTTGGATTCACCGGGACCGTTGACCACGCAGCCCATGACGGCGACTTTGACCGGTGCCGTGTACTCCTTGGCAATCGCTTCGACGCTGCGGCCCAATTCGAGCACGCTGATCTCGGCCCGGCCGCACGACGGGCAGGCCGTGATCTCGAAGCCCTTCTCGCGCAGACCCAGCGACTTGAGGATTCCCCAGCAGACCGGAACCTCTTCGACCGGGTCGGCGGCCAACGAAACGCGGATCGTGTCGCCGATGCCCTCGAAGAGCAAAATTCCCAGACCGATCGACGATTTGACCGTTCCGTCGCGCAGCATTCCCGCCTCGGTGATGCCCAGATGCAAGGCGTAGGGCGTGTTGCGTTCGCGCAGGCGCCGATCCATCAGGCGGTACGCGCCGACCGTGGTGATGACGTCGTGCGCTTTGAGCGAGATGACGATGTCGGTGTGGCCGAGATCTTCGAGCTGAACCACGTGGCGCAGCGCCGACTCGACCATCGCTTCGGGGCTCAAGCCCAGCGTCTTCTCCAAGTCCGGTGCGAGCGAACCCATATTCACGCCGATGCGGATGGGGATGCCGCGAGCTTTGGCGGCTTCGACAACTTCGCGCGTCTTGTTGACGTCGCGAATATTGCCCGGGTTCAAGCGCAGTTTGGCGACGCCCGCCTCGATGGCCGCTAACGCCATGCGATGATCGAAGTGGATGTCGGCGACGATCGGAACGGGCGAGCGGCTAACGATTGCGGGCAGCCCGGCGGCGTCGGGCGCGTCTTTGACGGTGACGCGAACGACTTCGCAGCCTTCCATTGCGAGCGCGTAGATTTGCTCGAGCGTCTTGTCGGCATCGGCGGTATCGGTGGTGGTCATCGATTGCACGACGACGGGATGATCGCCGCCGATCCACACGCTTTTGGCATCCGGTTTTCCGGTTTTATTTTGGAGAAAGACCGGTTTACTCGCTCGACGGAGGCGGATCACTTAAAAGATTCCCTTACCTTGGACGATGTTGGCGATGTCGCGAAACGTCACGATCGCGATGAACGCGAGCAACGCCGCAAAGCCCGCGATGTGAACCATCGCTTCGCGCTCGGGATCCACCGGTTTGCCGCGAAAGAGTTCGGCGATGATGAAAGCTCCGCGCCCGCCGTCGAGCGCGGGAATCGGCAAGAGGTTAAAGAGACCGAGCGCAAACGAAATCGTCGCGGCGAAGCCCAGGTACATTCCCCAGCCGAAGTCTTGAATGGTCGTTGCGGCCTGCCCGATGCCGACGATGCTGTGCACGCCGCCCGCGTAGCGTTGCGGATGGCTCACGAGCATCACGAGCCCGCCGATCGTCTGCGTGGCGATGTTATCGAACTCGATAAAACTGTCGCGCACCGCCTCGGTAAACCCGACGCGGCTGTACGCGCCAATGGGCGTGAACCCGATGCAGCCTTGACCGGGGGGATTGGGTTTCGGACAGACAGCCGGCGTAACGTTCACGGTCTTGACGACGCCGTTGCGCTGGTAGCCGATCGCGATCGGCTTGCCGAGCGAACCGTGAATGACTTTAACGAGTTCGTCGCCCCCGGTCACGGGTTTCCCGTCGAGCGTCACGATGCGATCGCCGACGTGTAAGCCGGCTTTCTGCGCGGGCAACCCGGCGATCATCGGACCCACGACGGCTTGCTCTTTGTTGCCCTGAACGCCGAATGCGAGCGCCGCCACGAGCAGAATCAGAAAGCAGAGGATGAAGTTCGCGACCGGCCCGGCCACGACGATGGCCAAACGCTGCCAGGGGCTCTTGGCTTGAAAGTTATCGGATTCGTGCGTACCGGACTGGCGGAACTCGCGCTGCTGCTCGGACTGCGCGGTCTTGCCGTCCTCGCCTTGCATCGCACAATAGCCGCCGATCGGCAGCGCGCGTAACGAGTACATCGTGCCGCTTCGTTTGCTCGTCCAGCCGAAGATTTTGGGGCCCATTCCCATCGCGAACTCGTTGACGCGCACGCCGTTGAGGCGCGCGACGATAAAGTGTCCGTACTCGTGCAACACGATGAGGACCGAGAGAACGATCAGAAAGATCACGATTTTTTCGATCTCGACCAGATCGATGAGTCCGAGGAGCATCTATACCTCTATCCGTTGGCTCAGTTCGCCGACGATCGCACGGGCGCACTCGCGCGCCGCCTGGTCGGCCTGCCGAACCGCTGTTAATGATACGTCGGCGCGGGGGGTCTGCTGTATAACGTTTCCGATAACGGCCGGGATGGCCACGAATGGTATCCTACCCTCTACAAACGCCGCCACCGCGATTTCGTTTGCTGCCGAGAGCACGGCCGGCACCGTTCCGCCCGCCGCCAGCGCTTCGTAGGCCAGCCGCAAACACGGAAACCGCTCGAAATCCGGCCGTTCGAATTCATACCGAAGCACCCCCTCGCCCCCCCGCCCCCCAAGAGCCTCCAAAACCCCATCAGCAGAACCGGCCTCTCCGAGCATGGGAGCCAGGCGTTCCGGATACGCAAGCGCGTAGCCGATCGGCAGGCGCATATCCGGGGCGCTGAGTTGTGCTTTGACGCTGCCGTCGGTGAAGACGACCATTCCGTGGGCGATCGATTGAGGATGGACGAGCACCGCGATCCGGTCGCCGTCGAGGCCGAAGAGGCGGCTGGCTTCGATCACTTCCAAGCCCTTGTTCATCATGGTGGCCGAGTCGATCGTATTCTTGACGCCCATCTGCCAAGTTGGGTGCGCGAGCGCTTGCTCGAGAGTCGCCCGCTCGATCTCGCGCTGCGTCTTCCGCCAGAACGGACCGCCCGAGGCCGTGAGCACGATCGTGCGAACCGCAGACGGGTGCTCGCCGACGAGCAGCTGGAAGATCGCCGAATGTTCGCTATCGACCGGCACGATACGCGACCCGCTGCGGGTTGCCGACTCCACCAACAGCTCGCCTGCCGCCACGATCAGCTCTTTGTTCGCAACGGCGATATCGATGCCGCGTTCGACCGCGGCAAAGACCGCATCGAACGCCACGAAGCCGTCGGTTGCGGCGAGGACGATCTCGGCCCGGCTCTCGACGGCAACGCGCATGAGTCCCGCGGGTCCGTCTTCGGCACTCGCGATAACGCCCACGCCGAATCGAGCGGCTTGGGCGCGCAATGCTTCGACGCGCTTTCCGGCGGCGAGTCCGACGATCTCAAAACGCTCGGGATGTCGGGCCGCGACGTCGAGCGCCTGCGTACCGATCGAGCCGGTAGAACCGAGGATGGCGACGCGTTTGCGAGACACGCTACTGTACTTGTAAGAAGCCGAGCAGATGCAGCGTCCCGAAGAACGCCATACCGCCGAACAAATACGAATCGAACCGGTCCAACACGCCACCGTGCCCCGCAATCGCCGTTCCCGTATCTTTGACGCCGGCGTCGCGCTTGAGCGCCGACTCGACCAAATCGCCGGCCTGCGCCGCAAGCGACGTCAGCGCGCCGAGGACCGCACCCTGCCACCAGTGCATGTGCAAGAATGGAGAGGCGCCGAGAGCGGCGCCCAAGAGCGTCACGATGAAGAGTGCGCCGAGCGATCCTTCGAGCGTCTTGCGCGGCGACGTCGGGGTCAACTTCGTGCGGCCGATCATGGAACCAACGACCATCGCCATGATGTCGGTCATGGCGATGAGCACGATCACGAAGACCGTCCACGAAAGACCCGTTACCGGCACTTGACGGATGAAGACGAAATAGGTGAGCAGCTTGCCGATGTAGAGCACGGCGAGCAGCGTGTAGGCGGTGCGCGCGAAGTAGCCCTTCTCTTCGCCGTAGATGCCGAGCCAAAACGTCGCGATGACGATCGCCGCCAGCAGCGCGCCTTCCCATTTGTGGATGAGGCCAAAGACCGAGAGCGCGATATAGGCGATAACGCCGATCACCGCGACCGGATATTCCAGCGGTTGTCCCTTGATATCGCAGAGGTTCGAGAGCTCGTACAGGCTCGCGACGCCGATGGCGAGGATGAGCAGATAGAACGCCCACGGATAGACGACCGCAGCGAGGCCGATGACGGCGAGCAGCACGCCCATGACGATCCTACGAAGGGTTATCGGACGCGCCTGCGCGCTGGGCGCCGCGGTCATGCTCCCCCGAAACGTCGCTGCCGTTTTTGATACTCGATCAGCGCTCGTACGAACTCATCCTTACCAAAGTCCGGCCAGAAGACGTCGCTCATGATGAGCTCCGTGTAGGCGACCTGGTAGAGCAGAAAGTTCGAGAGCCGATGCTCGCCGCCTGGTCGAATCAAAATATCGGGATCGGGCAGTTCGGCCGTATAGAGATAGGACGCGATCCGTTCGTCGTCGATCGACCCCGGATCGAGCCGGCCGGCGGCCACGTCCCGGGCGATCGCCTCGATCGCTCGGCGCAGCTCGTCGCGCGCGCTGTAGTTGATCGCGAGATTGAGCAGCAGCCCCGTGTTGGAAGCCGTGCGCTCCATCAACCCATCGAGCGCCTCGCGCGAGGCTCGCGGCAGCGCGGCGTAATCGCCGATCACGTTGACGCGAACGTTATTGTGCTGCAGTTCGGCAAGCTCGTTGCGTGCGAAGAACACGCAGAGATCGAGCAAGAGCGAAATCTCGGTTGAATCGCGCCGCCAGTTTTCGGTCGAGAAACCGTAAACCGTCACGATCGGTATGCCGAGGTCGCTCGCCGCCCGCGTCACGTGACGCAGCGCGACGATGCCGCGACGGTGGCCTTCGGCCGCCGGCAGGCCGCGCGCTTTGGCCCAACGTCGATTGCCGTCCATGATGATCGCCACGTGCTTGGGCAGCCGCTCGCGATCGAGCGCCGGCGGGCCGGCGACTGGTTTCGCGACGCTCACGAGCCCGACTCGGGCCGGTTCAACGGCGTATACGATTCGTAGCCGCAGGCGAGTTCGATTCGCTCGGGTTCGAGCGGCGCGCCGGGCACGACGCGAACGCGCAACACGCGCAGCGTCCCGACGCCGGCGTACGAACCCACCGGCGCGAGGACGGAAAATACGAGCGCGCGCCCGCTTAGCGCGCGGCGCGCGTCCGTCTCCGGCATCAAAACGAGATCCGCGTGTGAGATCGCCGTCTAGACCTCCATGATCTCTTTTTCTTTGGATGCGACCAGCGAATCGATCTCTTTAACGTAGCGATCGGTCAATTTTTGCAGCTGGTCCTGCATGCGCTTGTTATCGTCTTCGGTAATCGAATGATCTTTGAGCTGCACTTTGAGATCGTCGTGCGCCTTGTGGCGAACGTTCCGAACCGCAATCTTGCCGTCTTCGCCCTTCTTCTTGATGAGCTTGGCGAGCTCGCGGCGACGCTCTTCATTGAGGGACGGCACGCTCAAGCGAATCGTGCTGCCGTCGACGTTCGGATTGAGCCCGAGATCGCTCTTCTCGATCGCCTTGCGAATGTCGCCGACCGTGCTGCGGTCGAAGGCTTGAATCAGCAGCGAACGCGCGTCGGGCGCGCTGATGGTGGCGACTTGTTTGAGCGGGACGGCCGAGCCGTACGCCTCAACGTGCAAGCGATCGAGCAGCGCGGGCGTCGCGCGCCCCGTGCGGATCGACGCGAATTCCGAGCGAGTCGCTTCAATCGCCTTGGTCATCTTGGTCTCGGTGTCTTTAAAAAACGTATCCGACATCGCGTCCTAACTCCAGCTTACAGCGTTTGCGGAACTCTGCTCGCGTCTTTACCCACGAACGTTCCGATGTTCTCGCCCCAAATCACGCGGCGAATATTGCCGGGCTCGGCCATATCGAAGACGACGATCGGGAGATTGTTGTCCATGCACAGCGTGAGTGCGGTGTTATCCATCACTTCCAAACCGCGCTGTAGCACCTCGAGATAGTCGAGCCGGTCGAAGCGCGTCGCCGTCGGGTCTTTCTTCGGATCGGCCGAATAAATGCCGTCCACTTTCGTCGCCTTGAGAATCGCTTGCGCGTTGACTTCGACCGCGCGCAGCGCGGCGGTCGTGTCGGTGGTGAAGTACGGATTGCCGGTACCCGCCGCGAAGATCACGACGCGGCCTTTTTCGAGATGACGGATCGCTCGCCGCCGAATGTACGGCTCGGCAATCTGATGCATCGCGATGGCGGTTTGCACGCGCGACGGCACGCCCATACGCTCGAGCGCGTCCTGCAAGGCGAGCGCGTTGATGACCGTCGCGAGCATGCCCATATAATCCGCGGTCGCGCGGTCCATGCCGGCTTCCTCGTGGACCTTGCCGCGCCAGATGTTCCCGCCGCCGACCACGACGGCCACCGAGACGCCCGCGCGGCTGACTTCCGCGATCTGGTGAGCCATCGCGCGCGTCGTGTTCACGTCGACGCCGGTCTCCGTCCCGGAGAACGCTTCGCCGGAGATCTTCAGAAGAACGCGGGCGTATTTCGGCTGCGTGGCTTGCAAGTGGTTATTGGTCTCCCAGAGCGTACTTGGTGAAACGGCGAACGACGATCTTTTCGCCGAGCACGCCGACGACGCCGTTGATCAAATCGCCGATGCTCATGCTGTCGTCCTTGACGAACGGCTGATCGAGCAGACAGTGCTCCTCGTACCACTTATTGAGCTTGCCTTCGACGATCTTGGTCGCGACTTCGGGCGGCTTGCCGGGCGGAACGTTTTGCGCGAATTCTGCGCGCGCGTGCGCCACGGTCTCGGCGGGAACGCCCTCGCGGTCGATGTACTTGGGCGACATCGCCGCGATGTGCATTGCGATGTCGCGGCTGAGCTCGCCGAACTTCGGGTTGCGCGCGACGAAATCGGTTTCGCTGTTGATCTCGACCAACACGCCGATCTTGCCGCCGGCGTGAATGTACGATGCGACCATCCCTTCGTTTGCCGAACGCTCGGCCTTCTTCTGGGCCTGCGTGGCGCCGCGCTCTTGCAGCACGGTCTTGGCCTTCTCGAAGTCGCCCTCGGTATCGAGCAGCGCCTTGCGGCAGTCCATCATCGGCGCGCTGGTCGCGTCGCGCAGTTTTTTTACTTCTTCGGCTTTGGGTGAATATGCCACGGTCGACACGTTATCTCCAGTATGTTCGGTAGGTCGCAAAAGAGAGGCCGTTCGAGCCTCTCCTTCGCGACGATGCTTCTCGTTCTTGCCGCTTAGCCGGCGGCGGCTTCGGCCTCGGCGAGGGTCGGGACCACTTCGGGTTCGGCGTAGGCGCTGTAATCGACGTTCTCTTCGTCGCCGCCGTGCGCGCTCTCGTTCTCGGTCTTGCCCTCGATGATCGCGTCGGCGATCTTGCTGACCATCAGCCTGACGGCGCGAATCGCGTCGTCGTTGCCCGGGATCGGATAGTCGATCTCGTCGGGGTCGCAGTTGGTATCGATAACCGCGATGATCGGAATCTTGAGCTTGCGAGCTTCCAGAACCGCGATGCGCTCTTTCTTCGGGTCCACGATGAAGATCGCGTCGGGCAGGCGGTGCATGTCTTTAATGCCCCCCAAGAAGCGCTCGAGCTT contains:
- the pyrH gene encoding UMP kinase — its product is MQATQPKYARVLLKISGEAFSGTETGVDVNTTRAMAHQIAEVSRAGVSVAVVVGGGNIWRGKVHEEAGMDRATADYMGMLATVINALALQDALERMGVPSRVQTAIAMHQIAEPYIRRRAIRHLEKGRVVIFAAGTGNPYFTTDTTAALRAVEVNAQAILKATKVDGIYSADPKKDPTATRFDRLDYLEVLQRGLEVMDNTALTLCMDNNLPIVVFDMAEPGNIRRVIWGENIGTFVGKDASRVPQTL
- a CDS encoding phosphatidate cytidylyltransferase; its protein translation is MTAAPSAQARPITLRRIVMGVLLAVIGLAAVVYPWAFYLLILAIGVASLYELSNLCDIKGQPLEYPVAVIGVIAYIALSVFGLIHKWEGALLAAIVIATFWLGIYGEEKGYFARTAYTLLAVLYIGKLLTYFVFIRQVPVTGLSWTVFVIVLIAMTDIMAMVVGSMIGRTKLTPTSPRKTLEGSLGALFIVTLLGAALGASPFLHMHWWQGAVLGALTSLAAQAGDLVESALKRDAGVKDTGTAIAGHGGVLDRFDSYLFGGMAFFGTLHLLGFLQVQ
- a CDS encoding M50 family metallopeptidase is translated as MLLGLIDLVEIEKIVIFLIVLSVLIVLHEYGHFIVARLNGVRVNEFAMGMGPKIFGWTSKRSGTMYSLRALPIGGYCAMQGEDGKTAQSEQQREFRQSGTHESDNFQAKSPWQRLAIVVAGPVANFILCFLILLVAALAFGVQGNKEQAVVGPMIAGLPAQKAGLHVGDRIVTLDGKPVTGGDELVKVIHGSLGKPIAIGYQRNGVVKTVNVTPAVCPKPNPPGQGCIGFTPIGAYSRVGFTEAVRDSFIEFDNIATQTIGGLVMLVSHPQRYAGGVHSIVGIGQAATTIQDFGWGMYLGFAATISFALGLFNLLPIPALDGGRGAFIIAELFRGKPVDPEREAMVHIAGFAALLAFIAIVTFRDIANIVQGKGIF
- the dxr gene encoding 1-deoxy-D-xylulose-5-phosphate reductoisomerase, with product MSRKRVAILGSTGSIGTQALDVAARHPERFEIVGLAAGKRVEALRAQAARFGVGVIASAEDGPAGLMRVAVESRAEIVLAATDGFVAFDAVFAAVERGIDIAVANKELIVAAGELLVESATRSGSRIVPVDSEHSAIFQLLVGEHPSAVRTIVLTASGGPFWRKTQREIERATLEQALAHPTWQMGVKNTIDSATMMNKGLEVIEASRLFGLDGDRIAVLVHPQSIAHGMVVFTDGSVKAQLSAPDMRLPIGYALAYPERLAPMLGEAGSADGVLEALGGRGGEGVLRYEFERPDFERFPCLRLAYEALAAGGTVPAVLSAANEIAVAAFVEGRIPFVAIPAVIGNVIQQTPRADVSLTAVRQADQAARECARAIVGELSQRIEV
- a CDS encoding isoprenyl transferase, with translation MSVAKPVAGPPALDRERLPKHVAIIMDGNRRWAKARGLPAAEGHRRGIVALRHVTRAASDLGIPIVTVYGFSTENWRRDSTEISLLLDLCVFFARNELAELQHNNVRVNVIGDYAALPRASREALDGLMERTASNTGLLLNLAINYSARDELRRAIEAIARDVAAGRLDPGSIDDERIASYLYTAELPDPDILIRPGGEHRLSNFLLYQVAYTELIMSDVFWPDFGKDEFVRALIEYQKRQRRFGGA
- the ispG gene encoding flavodoxin-dependent (E)-4-hydroxy-3-methylbut-2-enyl-diphosphate synthase; amino-acid sequence: MIRLRRASKPVFLQNKTGKPDAKSVWIGGDHPVVVQSMTTTDTADADKTLEQIYALAMEGCEVVRVTVKDAPDAAGLPAIVSRSPVPIVADIHFDHRMALAAIEAGVAKLRLNPGNIRDVNKTREVVEAAKARGIPIRIGVNMGSLAPDLEKTLGLSPEAMVESALRHVVQLEDLGHTDIVISLKAHDVITTVGAYRLMDRRLRERNTPYALHLGITEAGMLRDGTVKSSIGLGILLFEGIGDTIRVSLAADPVEEVPVCWGILKSLGLREKGFEITACPSCGRAEISVLELGRSVEAIAKEYTAPVKVAVMGCVVNGPGESKMADVGVAGGKGKGAIYRAGELVGTFPETELLGALRLEIEKVIREKYPSYAHELAPS
- the frr gene encoding ribosome recycling factor yields the protein MSDTFFKDTETKMTKAIEATRSEFASIRTGRATPALLDRLHVEAYGSAVPLKQVATISAPDARSLLIQAFDRSTVGDIRKAIEKSDLGLNPNVDGSTIRLSVPSLNEERRRELAKLIKKKGEDGKIAVRNVRHKAHDDLKVQLKDHSITEDDNKRMQDQLQKLTDRYVKEIDSLVASKEKEIMEV
- a CDS encoding amino acid permease, translated to MSLASKLFATTNIEKLRAIADQRILRRALTAKDLVAIGLGTMIGGGIFTTIGPGIKLAGPAIIISYLLAGIASFFAALCYAELGAMVPIAGSAYTYAYATLGQLVAWIIGFSLLFEYGVSAAPVAQQFSGAIQSALQGFGVALPTWAQTSHLVVHGPWWNPMGWDLLHSQYDIVGAVFVILLSLLLSIGIRETATTNNVFVVLKIGALIVFVAFGITIFHPQNLHPFITQGWGKLTPFSGGNGVGIIPGAALVFFSYIGFDTATTTAEECKNPKRDVPMGVIGALLIGTVIYCAVAIVLVGDVPWKQVDQNAALQAAIAPLHNWFANWAITLGVIAGTTSVALSSLLGQTRIFYVMARDRMLPPFVAKIHPRFKTPMLMTMITGVGVALLTLIVPLTVLLDLVNIGTLMAFMVVCAGVIYLRRTRPDLPRSFRSPFVPWFPLLGILFSGFLAVFGLTSLTWIRFIISLAIGLIIYFAYGFRKSNPEEIEPVIEPEGLEFT
- the tsf gene encoding translation elongation factor Ts produces the protein MSTVAYSPKAEEVKKLRDATSAPMMDCRKALLDTEGDFEKAKTVLQERGATQAQKKAERSANEGMVASYIHAGGKIGVLVEINSETDFVARNPKFGELSRDIAMHIAAMSPKYIDREGVPAETVAHARAEFAQNVPPGKPPEVATKIVEGKLNKWYEEHCLLDQPFVKDDSMSIGDLINGVVGVLGEKIVVRRFTKYALGDQ
- a CDS encoding copper amine oxidase N-terminal domain-containing protein; amino-acid sequence: MERGMTMAITAVIALAVSMTLAFSRPVEVRVDGQRLLSDVPPVSTVSDRVYVALRPLGDALGAVTHYDEKTGQIDVVRGDQTLKLRVGDTHATLNGMPMTLKHTPFRVRGRVMVNIKSLARAFGVRVRYDKRTARIDVQTPGVIEAGAQPGAP